A region from the Cannabis sativa cultivar Pink pepper isolate KNU-18-1 chromosome 9, ASM2916894v1, whole genome shotgun sequence genome encodes:
- the LOC133031356 gene encoding uncharacterized protein LOC133031356, translated as MRTLENQVGQLANELRNRPQGTLPSDTENPRRDGKEHCKALILRSENATAIPHQNAAEKLLSKPPPPFPQRFKKQQEDGQFRRFLDALKQLHINIPLVEALEQMPNYVKYLKDILTKNRRLGEFETVALTEGCSAMLKSKIPPKLKDPRSFTIPCTIGGRDVGRALCDLGASINLMSMSIFKKLGIGEARPTTVTLQLADRSMAHPEGKIEDVLVQVDKFIFPANFIILDYVADREVPIILGRPFLATGRTLIDVQKGELTMRVNDQQVTFNVFNAMRFPDEIEECSRISVIDSIVAEKFHKEASKEEKMVSSLEELEALSEDEETKVTWVESKQPFTKFRRPFESLELSENNFKPPKPSIQEPPELELKPLPSHLKYVYLGDGETCR; from the exons ATGAGAACTCTAGAAAATCAAGTTGGGCAACTAGCTAATGAGCTTCGAAATAGGCCACAAGGTACTTTGCCTAGTGATACTGAAAATCCAAGAAGAGATGGAAAGGAGCATTGCAAGGCGCTAATCTTGAGGAGTG AAAATGCTACAGCAATTCCTCATCAAAATGCAGCAGAAAAGTTACTTAGCAAGCCACCCCCACCATTTCCTCAAAGATTTAAAAAGCAGCAAGAAGATGGTCAATTTCGAAGATTTCTTGATGCTCTAAAGCAGCTCCACATCAACATACCATTAGTGGAAGCTTTGGAGCAAATGCCCAACTATGTAAAGTATTTGAAGGACATTTTGACAAAGAACAGGAGGCTAGGTGAGTTTGAAACAGTGGCTTTGACAGAAGGGTGTAGCGCCATGTTGAAGAGCAAAATTCCTCCTAAGTTGAAAGATCCCAGAAGTTTTACAATTCCATGTACCATTGGCGGAAGAGACGTGGGTAGAGCTTTATGTGACTTGGGAGCTAGTATCAATTTAATGTCGATGTCTATTTTCAAGAAGTtgggaattggagaagcaaggccAACCACCGTCACTTTGCAATTGGCCGATCGTTCCATGGCCCATCCGGAAGGAAAAATTGAAGATGTCTTGGTGCAAGTTGATAAGTTTATTTTTCCGGCCAATTTCATCATTCTTGATTATGTGGCGGATAGAGAAGTTCCTATTATTTTGGGAAGGCCATTCCTTGCTACCGGAAGGACCTTGATTGATGTGCAAAAAGGGGAGCTTACTATGCGGGTGAATGATCAACAAGTGACTTTTAATGTGTTCAATGCCATGAGGTTTCCGGATGAGATTGAGGAATGCTCTCGCATAAGTGTGATTGATTCTATTGTGGCTGAAAAATTTCACAAGGAAGCTTCGAAAGAGGAAAAGATGGTAAGTTCTCTTGAAGAGCTTGAAGCTTTaagtgaagatgaagaaaccaaaGTTACTTGGGTAGAGTCAAAGCAGCCTTTCACTAAGTTTAGGAGGCCATTTGAGTCTTTGGAGTTGTCAGAGAACAATTTCAAGCCTCCTAAACCTTCCATTCAAGAACCACCCGAGTTGGAGTTGAAGCCGTTGCCTAGTCACTTGAAGTATGTTTATTTGGGAGATGGAGAGACTTGCCGGTAA